A single window of Anderseniella sp. Alg231-50 DNA harbors:
- a CDS encoding NIPSNAP family protein gives MAFFELRQYQVKPGKMEAWLDLMEGEIIPYSVATGMMPIASFRGEEDQSVYFWIRRFENETEREKLYAAFYESDHWKQVLAPKVGELINREARQVQRVLATRLSPIQ, from the coding sequence ATGGCATTTTTTGAACTGCGGCAATACCAGGTGAAACCGGGCAAGATGGAAGCATGGCTGGACCTTATGGAAGGCGAGATCATCCCGTACTCCGTCGCCACGGGAATGATGCCCATAGCCAGCTTCCGGGGTGAGGAAGATCAGTCGGTGTATTTCTGGATCCGACGTTTTGAAAACGAAACAGAGCGGGAAAAACTTTATGCGGCATTCTACGAAAGCGACCATTGGAAACAGGTACTGGCGCCAAAGGTCGGTGAATTGATCAACCGGGAAGCGAGACAGGTGCAACGAGTACTGGCGACGCGGCTGTCCCCGATCCAGTAG
- a CDS encoding autotransporter domain-containing protein: MERKTSALRQSLMLSVSAVVMFGLSTSPVVAQSYNIENRTETVDGSNSSSPLGVSNLFIFVGRSSTAALNVINNGLVASRGGYIGFNSGGNGSVLVDGGSQWFTLGSTSIISVAFNGTGDLTVSNGGQIFGSFGYIAERSGNSVGTAIVTGAGSYWQNSETLYVAEKGNGTLTISQGGHVQARKFGVIGRQSGSVGTATVDGADSLWENVGQFYVAEAGRGTLDVTNGGQVSVKNDSRIAVSSGSVGTASVSGENSAWTTGGNLFVGAGGQGTLTIADQAEVSVKGGLGLAFVGWLGGSTGVLNIGAAAGSPAAAAGTLKTTEVRINTASSKLVFNHTDTDHVFTPRINGSGGVEVYSGTTALTGNNTYTGTTSVNGGTLLVNGSTGTGAVNVNTGGTLGGTGTIGGSTSINAGGTLSAGTSPGTLTIAEDLVLDADSTSEFELGQPDMVGGDKNDLVVVKGNAEIGGTLNLSDGAGSFAVSGFYTLFQVAGTTTGSFATVNNIGTESIIEQIITNGGDTPSEFNILVNNGQQIQFWDGADLSANDSVDGGTGTWNTDNTNWTTEAGDTNKKWLSGVGIFQGTAGNVGIVGTQNFQGLQFKTDGYTLSGGTINMTGDSEGNENASFLNADAGTSTTIASVISGDDGIGVDKFGSGTVILTGVNTFTGATTIKGGRLEVTGIGSLASTTIDIENGTFRTDGSALNSGASVGVSENGTFDVDGDETITALNNVGGKVDVAAGQTLSAGTVQNAQGAVITNAGTLTSGKPIANNQAATITSTGTIDATVNNAGTLNVSGTTNGNVTNTGSFAAGGINTVASASITGDFSQSSEGVLEVDVDAAAGIHDLVAISGSAELSGTVEVNLINGSPLGILTILSATQGVTDNGLVLGELTGVLNPLAELALLFSNATDVALGFQLNADTGNFNRNQVNLLGHINSVNAAGAGSVGPVITGLFDLGSAEETAAALDQLSPEVYLNTQTAMLYSAENFTNDLFSCQVSGQDYAVIREGDCFWMRPQGRFLTRDATSETLGFQEQGGGVSVGGQSAIAENWHAGLALGYERSFLDTESGAESDSRRFHAGGIVKYQNGPLLFAGAVTGGIGHYETTRTIAFGSVNATGTSDHDVSYVSAHFRAGYLMEHEGFYAKPMVDLALTHLDRDGINEAGDPATDLVVQGGSDTIFSAAPAIELGSEHALTETQVMRAYVRAGVTFYADSEHALTAGFAGAPADTPGFRITSSFDDTVADMEAGLTLLDGGAAVLQVGYQGHVAQHTDQHGGFIKGSVRF; this comes from the coding sequence ATGGAACGCAAAACATCTGCACTGAGGCAGTCCTTGATGCTCAGTGTTTCCGCGGTGGTAATGTTCGGATTGTCAACATCGCCTGTTGTGGCACAGTCTTACAATATCGAAAATCGCACTGAAACGGTGGACGGTTCAAATAGCTCGAGTCCACTCGGCGTCAGCAATCTCTTTATATTCGTCGGCAGGAGTTCCACTGCTGCCCTGAACGTCATAAACAACGGACTGGTCGCCAGTCGAGGCGGTTACATTGGATTCAATAGCGGCGGTAACGGCAGTGTTCTGGTTGATGGCGGGAGCCAATGGTTCACGCTTGGGTCTACCTCCATCATTTCGGTGGCATTTAACGGCACGGGCGATCTGACTGTTTCCAATGGCGGCCAGATATTCGGGTCTTTCGGCTACATTGCCGAACGCTCGGGAAACTCGGTCGGAACTGCCATTGTTACCGGTGCCGGGTCCTACTGGCAAAACAGTGAGACCCTCTATGTCGCGGAAAAGGGCAACGGCACTCTCACCATTTCACAAGGCGGCCATGTTCAGGCGAGAAAATTTGGCGTCATTGGCCGGCAATCCGGATCTGTCGGCACAGCGACTGTCGACGGTGCGGACTCGCTATGGGAAAACGTCGGCCAGTTTTACGTGGCGGAGGCCGGCCGGGGCACGCTGGATGTAACCAATGGCGGCCAGGTCAGTGTTAAGAACGATAGTCGCATTGCAGTGTCTTCCGGCTCCGTCGGTACAGCCAGTGTCTCCGGTGAAAATTCAGCCTGGACTACCGGAGGCAATTTGTTCGTTGGCGCAGGTGGCCAGGGAACTCTGACCATTGCCGATCAGGCGGAGGTCAGCGTGAAGGGTGGTTTGGGGCTTGCTTTTGTCGGCTGGCTTGGCGGCTCCACCGGCGTGCTGAACATCGGTGCGGCAGCAGGCAGTCCTGCAGCAGCGGCAGGCACTCTAAAAACAACAGAAGTCCGCATCAACACCGCCAGTTCAAAACTGGTTTTTAATCACACCGACACGGATCATGTCTTCACCCCCCGCATAAACGGAAGCGGTGGTGTTGAGGTCTATTCCGGCACGACGGCGCTGACCGGGAACAATACATATACCGGCACTACATCAGTGAACGGCGGCACCCTGCTGGTCAACGGCTCCACCGGAACCGGCGCCGTCAACGTCAACACAGGCGGCACCCTGGGCGGAACCGGAACCATAGGCGGGTCCACCAGCATCAATGCCGGCGGCACCCTGTCGGCAGGCACCAGCCCCGGAACACTGACAATTGCTGAAGACCTGGTCCTTGACGCGGATTCCACAAGCGAATTCGAGCTTGGCCAACCTGATATGGTCGGCGGCGACAAAAATGATCTGGTTGTCGTTAAAGGCAATGCGGAAATTGGTGGCACCCTCAATTTAAGTGATGGTGCCGGGAGCTTCGCGGTATCGGGTTTCTATACGCTGTTTCAGGTTGCCGGCACGACCACCGGAAGTTTTGCTACGGTCAACAACATTGGTACAGAGTCCATAATCGAGCAGATCATCACCAACGGCGGTGATACCCCGTCCGAATTCAATATCCTGGTCAACAACGGACAACAGATCCAGTTCTGGGACGGCGCAGACTTGTCAGCCAATGACAGCGTCGATGGCGGCACCGGGACCTGGAACACCGACAACACCAACTGGACGACCGAGGCTGGCGATACCAACAAAAAGTGGTTGAGCGGTGTCGGGATTTTCCAGGGAACGGCAGGCAATGTCGGCATTGTCGGTACGCAAAATTTCCAGGGCCTGCAGTTCAAGACGGACGGCTACACGCTGAGTGGCGGCACCATCAACATGACCGGTGATAGCGAGGGGAACGAGAACGCCAGCTTTCTGAACGCCGATGCCGGAACCAGCACAACCATCGCCTCGGTGATCTCCGGCGATGATGGGATCGGTGTCGACAAGTTCGGATCCGGAACCGTAATCCTGACCGGAGTGAACACATTCACCGGCGCCACCACAATCAAGGGCGGCAGGCTTGAGGTTACTGGCATTGGGTCGCTCGCCTCGACAACCATCGATATTGAGAACGGAACCTTCCGGACCGACGGCAGTGCGCTCAACTCCGGTGCATCTGTCGGAGTGAGCGAGAACGGCACTTTCGATGTAGACGGCGATGAAACAATAACTGCCCTGAACAATGTTGGCGGCAAGGTCGATGTCGCGGCCGGACAGACACTTTCTGCAGGCACTGTCCAAAATGCTCAGGGCGCCGTCATCACCAATGCCGGCACACTCACATCCGGTAAGCCGATTGCCAACAACCAGGCCGCGACCATCACATCGACGGGCACCATAGACGCCACCGTCAACAATGCCGGGACGCTGAACGTGTCGGGCACAACCAATGGCAATGTGACCAACACCGGCAGCTTTGCCGCCGGCGGAATCAACACGGTGGCGAGCGCATCGATCACCGGTGACTTTAGTCAATCTTCCGAAGGTGTGCTGGAGGTTGATGTGGATGCGGCAGCCGGCATTCATGATCTTGTGGCCATTTCCGGCAGTGCTGAACTATCCGGCACGGTGGAAGTCAACCTGATCAATGGCAGTCCGCTTGGCATTCTCACCATCCTGTCAGCAACGCAGGGCGTAACCGACAACGGACTTGTGCTGGGCGAACTTACCGGCGTCCTCAACCCGCTGGCAGAGCTCGCGCTGCTGTTTTCCAATGCCACAGATGTTGCACTGGGCTTCCAGCTGAATGCGGACACGGGCAACTTCAACCGCAACCAGGTCAACTTGCTCGGCCACATCAACTCCGTCAACGCAGCAGGTGCAGGCAGCGTCGGCCCGGTGATTACAGGCCTGTTTGACCTTGGCAGCGCGGAAGAAACCGCTGCTGCTCTCGATCAGCTGTCGCCGGAGGTCTATCTCAACACCCAGACGGCAATGCTGTATTCAGCGGAAAACTTCACCAACGACCTGTTTTCCTGCCAGGTGTCGGGTCAGGATTATGCGGTCATCCGGGAAGGAGACTGTTTCTGGATGCGGCCTCAGGGCCGGTTTCTGACCCGTGACGCAACATCCGAAACCCTGGGGTTTCAGGAACAGGGAGGCGGAGTATCAGTCGGCGGTCAGTCAGCGATTGCTGAAAACTGGCATGCCGGCCTTGCGCTCGGCTATGAGCGCAGTTTCCTCGACACGGAATCCGGCGCCGAAAGCGATAGCAGGCGCTTCCATGCCGGTGGCATTGTGAAATACCAGAACGGGCCACTGCTTTTCGCAGGCGCCGTTACCGGTGGCATCGGACACTATGAAACCACCAGGACGATCGCTTTCGGCAGCGTAAATGCAACTGGCACATCCGATCACGATGTCAGCTATGTCAGCGCGCATTTTCGCGCCGGCTACCTGATGGAGCACGAAGGGTTCTATGCCAAACCGATGGTTGATCTGGCCCTGACCCACCTCGACCGTGACGGCATCAATGAAGCCGGAGACCCGGCCACCGACCTTGTTGTGCAAGGTGGCAGCGATACGATTTTTTCAGCCGCCCCGGCAATTGAACTCGGCAGCGAACACGCGCTCACCGAGACCCAGGTCATGCGCGCATACGTAAGGGCCGGCGTCACCTTCTATGCCGACAGTGAACACGCACTCACCGCAGGCTTTGCCGGTGCCCCGGCAGATACCCCCGGCTTCCGGATCACATCCAGCTTCGATGACACTGTTGCTGACATGGAGGCAGGCCTTACCCTGCTCGACGGTGGTGCGGCGGTGCTGCAAGTCGGTTATCAGGGGCACGTTGCGCAGCACACCGATCAGCATGGCGGCTTCATCAAGGGCTCCGTCCGGTTCTGA
- a CDS encoding methyltransferase domain-containing protein gives MAQYADEFIDRLHLVWGPGFLSPGGPEEVAEVTRGLDLKDARVLDIGCGTGGPSIALARDMGARVLGIDIEPQLLDRARVLAEQADAADRAEFQQVTPGPLPFEDNSFDVVFSKDALIHIPDKQALYADIMRVLKPGGALAASDWLSGDNADKDEAFQHYLSLVPLDYSMATAGQTADVMRQAGFERVETRDRNAWYAEMAPREVARIEGPLRERIIEVSSAETYEKWLAIRRALASAAQSGGLRPTHLRGYNPTAA, from the coding sequence ATGGCACAATATGCTGATGAGTTTATCGATCGCCTGCATCTGGTCTGGGGGCCGGGGTTCCTGTCGCCCGGCGGACCGGAGGAAGTCGCAGAGGTCACTCGTGGACTGGATCTCAAGGATGCACGGGTGCTGGACATCGGCTGCGGTACCGGCGGTCCGTCCATTGCACTCGCCCGCGATATGGGCGCACGGGTACTGGGCATTGACATCGAACCGCAGTTGCTCGACCGCGCCCGCGTGCTGGCTGAGCAAGCCGATGCTGCCGATCGCGCAGAATTCCAGCAGGTAACACCCGGCCCCCTGCCCTTTGAAGACAACAGTTTCGATGTCGTGTTCAGCAAGGATGCTCTCATCCATATTCCCGACAAGCAGGCATTGTATGCCGACATCATGCGGGTTCTGAAACCCGGCGGCGCGCTTGCCGCCAGCGACTGGCTGTCAGGTGACAATGCCGATAAAGACGAGGCCTTCCAGCACTATCTGTCCCTGGTGCCTCTCGATTACAGCATGGCAACGGCGGGGCAGACTGCCGATGTAATGCGTCAAGCCGGTTTCGAACGCGTCGAGACCAGAGACCGAAACGCCTGGTATGCGGAAATGGCGCCACGAGAAGTTGCCAGGATTGAGGGGCCGCTGCGCGAAAGGATCATCGAGGTATCGAGCGCCGAAACCTACGAAAAATGGCTGGCGATCCGGCGCGCCCTGGCATCAGCGGCACAGTCGGGCGGGCTACGGCCTACACACCTGCGCGGATACAATCCCACGGCGGCCTGA
- a CDS encoding zinc-binding alcohol dehydrogenase family protein, with protein sequence MKAVGLTHYLPIEDPDAFLDVELDKPTPAGHDILVAVKAVAVNPVDTKVRAPKDAVENPPRVIGYDASGVVEAVGPDVTLFEAGDEVYYAGDITRSGTNAEFHLVDERIVGHKPKSLNHAQSAALPLTTITAYEAFFDRLGIDRDGANKGESLLIIGAGGGVGSIGIQLAKAAGLVVIATASRPETTAWVKQLGADHVINHREDMVSQVRALGMHHVDHVAIFNDMRHWNAAVELIRPQHGIVSIDNTDQPMPMADMKTKSASLHWEFMFARAMHQTPDMIEQHKLLSHVAGEIDAGRIRTTVSEVLSPINAANMREAHRLVETGKAKGKIVVEGF encoded by the coding sequence ATGAAAGCCGTTGGTCTTACTCATTACCTGCCGATTGAAGACCCTGATGCTTTTCTCGATGTCGAGCTGGACAAACCGACACCGGCGGGCCACGACATACTGGTGGCTGTGAAGGCTGTCGCCGTCAATCCCGTCGACACCAAGGTGAGAGCGCCGAAGGACGCCGTGGAAAATCCTCCACGCGTGATCGGATACGACGCCAGCGGCGTTGTCGAAGCTGTTGGCCCCGATGTCACCCTGTTCGAGGCCGGAGACGAAGTCTACTACGCCGGTGACATCACCCGCTCCGGCACCAATGCCGAATTCCACCTGGTCGATGAACGCATCGTCGGCCACAAGCCGAAATCCCTGAACCATGCCCAAAGTGCCGCCCTGCCGCTCACCACGATAACTGCCTATGAAGCCTTCTTTGACCGCCTCGGCATTGACCGTGACGGGGCGAACAAGGGCGAGAGCCTGCTGATCATCGGCGCCGGCGGAGGTGTCGGATCAATCGGCATTCAGCTTGCCAAGGCAGCCGGGCTGGTCGTGATTGCAACCGCCTCGCGCCCGGAAACAACAGCCTGGGTGAAACAGCTCGGCGCCGACCATGTCATCAACCATCGTGAAGACATGGTGAGCCAGGTTCGGGCCCTGGGCATGCACCACGTTGATCATGTCGCCATCTTCAACGACATGCGCCACTGGAACGCCGCAGTTGAACTGATCCGGCCCCAGCACGGCATTGTCTCCATCGACAACACCGACCAGCCGATGCCCATGGCCGACATGAAAACCAAGTCCGCCAGTTTGCACTGGGAATTCATGTTCGCCCGCGCCATGCACCAGACGCCGGACATGATCGAACAGCACAAGCTGCTGAGCCATGTTGCCGGTGAAATCGATGCCGGGCGCATACGCACGACCGTGTCAGAAGTTCTCTCACCCATTAACGCCGCCAATATGCGCGAAGCCCATCGGCTTGTGGAAACCGGCAAGGCCAAAGGCAAGATCGTCGTGGAAGGGTTCTGA
- a CDS encoding nucleoside deaminase: protein MSVPVSRRWLCHAAAFAGALTASGRRAYADFEDAAIVQPAMPDATAFIERAFEMRRLAVENGDQAYGAVIVRDNVIVGQSWSRVVLDQDPTGHAEISAIRDAARRLASRSLKGAVLYSSSRACPMCEAAAYWAGIDGMIYGRNTGNAGAPRLCR, encoded by the coding sequence ATGTCTGTTCCTGTTTCGAGACGATGGCTTTGCCATGCAGCAGCTTTCGCAGGTGCGCTGACTGCTTCCGGTCGCCGTGCCTATGCTGATTTTGAAGATGCGGCGATTGTTCAACCTGCCATGCCGGACGCAACCGCTTTTATCGAGCGTGCCTTTGAGATGCGCCGGCTGGCGGTCGAAAACGGCGACCAGGCCTATGGTGCGGTCATTGTTCGTGACAATGTCATTGTCGGCCAGTCATGGAGCAGGGTGGTACTGGATCAGGACCCGACAGGGCATGCCGAAATATCCGCCATCAGGGATGCCGCCCGCCGCCTTGCGTCTCGAAGTCTGAAAGGTGCCGTCCTGTATTCGTCCTCACGCGCCTGTCCCATGTGCGAGGCTGCCGCGTACTGGGCAGGTATCGACGGCATGATATATGGTCGAAACACCGGCAATGCCGGTGCACCGAGATTATGCAGATAA
- a CDS encoding SulP family inorganic anion transporter — protein MAVNTTDTKPRNSPLRAVLPPAMIGLIAGIDNTAAALAIGALMFTGPLSDGMGLGVGVVLFGGALLALVVAIRSVLPNSVALVQESTIAVVAAAIAAMAVQSVGGAEAKIATAIVIIGASSIVTGALFWITGKLKLGGLVRYLPYPVMAGFLAGSGWLLVNGASVMLTGHDFGLEFARSLSEPQILWRVLPAIGLAIVMFGALSRLSHPAIMPLIMIAAVACFNAVLMLAGLDLEVVRDLGHLPAINMSGGVELPTPHLLSKIDWAAVLAAVPVMLVIAGLSMIGLMLNVSGLELAMRRDIDVNAELRSTGLANVLSGGVGGPSGYVGLSMTVLAQKTGATGRGAGIATAIAMLLALFFAGHLIFQVPIFLTAGFVLFLGIGLLKEWLVDTRERMPLSEWLVVAGILLTVALVGFMEGLALGLVVSSALFIFKYSLLPVVRFRATGVEQRSSVDRSPTAIKYLSEHGDAIEVIQLQGYIFFGTADRIVNIVRRRLIAEDKPPLQFVVLDFQNVSGADSAAIACFMKIARLAEDNNVSVSLTRVAPELRNSLTLAGLELGENQLISVLHDIDRALERAEETLLSEHVDVDGEKSLLRHFVLAIGEHPRLPALVDNMTRLELQPEDVLIRQGEDANDVFFVASGRVRVQLTLPNGEVMRVRTMLAGAIVGEIALYLKQPRIADVIVDAPSEIFQLSAADLLRMQSDDPQLAALAHQLLASNLSEKLAVANKMIQLTQK, from the coding sequence ATGGCAGTCAACACGACAGATACCAAGCCAAGGAATAGTCCGCTGCGCGCCGTGTTGCCGCCGGCCATGATTGGTCTGATTGCCGGTATCGACAATACGGCGGCGGCGTTGGCCATTGGTGCCCTGATGTTCACCGGACCCTTGTCGGATGGCATGGGCCTTGGTGTCGGGGTAGTGCTGTTCGGGGGCGCATTGCTGGCGCTGGTCGTGGCGATACGAAGCGTCCTGCCAAACAGCGTCGCTCTGGTGCAGGAATCTACAATCGCGGTTGTTGCTGCAGCCATAGCGGCCATGGCTGTACAGTCTGTCGGAGGCGCAGAAGCCAAGATTGCCACGGCAATTGTGATCATTGGTGCCTCAAGCATTGTGACCGGCGCGCTGTTCTGGATTACGGGAAAGCTGAAGTTGGGTGGTTTGGTTCGCTATCTGCCGTATCCGGTGATGGCCGGTTTTCTGGCCGGATCTGGCTGGTTGCTGGTGAACGGTGCATCGGTGATGTTGACTGGCCATGACTTCGGGCTTGAGTTTGCGCGGTCGCTGAGTGAACCGCAGATATTGTGGCGGGTGTTGCCAGCGATTGGACTCGCAATTGTCATGTTTGGCGCACTAAGCCGGTTGTCGCATCCGGCCATCATGCCTTTGATCATGATCGCCGCCGTGGCCTGCTTCAATGCAGTGCTCATGCTTGCCGGACTAGACCTGGAAGTTGTGCGCGATCTCGGACATCTTCCGGCGATCAACATGAGCGGTGGCGTTGAACTGCCGACACCGCACCTGCTCTCCAAGATTGACTGGGCCGCAGTGTTGGCGGCTGTACCTGTGATGCTGGTCATCGCCGGTCTGAGCATGATCGGATTGATGCTCAATGTAAGCGGGCTGGAACTTGCCATGCGCCGGGACATCGATGTGAACGCTGAACTTCGTTCCACCGGTCTTGCGAACGTGTTGTCGGGAGGGGTAGGCGGTCCGTCCGGCTATGTCGGGCTTTCAATGACGGTGCTGGCCCAGAAGACCGGCGCGACCGGTCGCGGTGCAGGCATCGCCACGGCGATCGCCATGCTGCTGGCCCTGTTTTTTGCAGGTCACCTGATTTTTCAGGTGCCGATTTTCCTGACCGCAGGGTTCGTGCTTTTCCTCGGCATAGGGCTGTTGAAGGAATGGTTAGTCGATACCCGGGAAAGGATGCCGTTGTCCGAATGGCTGGTCGTGGCAGGTATTCTGCTTACCGTCGCGCTGGTCGGTTTCATGGAAGGGCTGGCATTGGGACTGGTGGTTTCCAGTGCGCTGTTCATCTTCAAATATTCTCTGTTGCCGGTAGTACGGTTCCGCGCCACGGGTGTTGAACAGCGAAGTTCCGTCGATCGGTCGCCGACAGCCATCAAATATCTTTCCGAACACGGTGATGCGATCGAGGTCATCCAGCTGCAGGGCTACATATTTTTCGGAACTGCAGACCGGATCGTAAACATTGTCCGGCGCAGGCTGATCGCGGAAGACAAGCCGCCGCTGCAGTTCGTCGTGCTTGATTTCCAGAATGTCAGTGGTGCCGATTCAGCCGCCATTGCCTGTTTCATGAAGATCGCCAGGCTGGCGGAGGATAACAATGTAAGTGTGTCACTGACCCGGGTGGCTCCGGAATTGCGCAACAGTCTTACGCTTGCGGGCCTTGAACTTGGCGAAAACCAGCTGATAAGCGTGCTGCACGATATCGACCGCGCGCTGGAGAGGGCAGAAGAAACCCTGCTGAGTGAACATGTCGATGTGGACGGTGAAAAGAGCCTGCTGAGGCATTTCGTGCTGGCAATTGGCGAGCATCCCAGGTTGCCCGCCCTGGTCGACAACATGACCCGGCTCGAATTGCAGCCGGAGGATGTCCTGATCAGGCAGGGTGAGGATGCCAATGACGTGTTCTTTGTCGCCAGTGGCCGGGTCCGTGTGCAGCTCACACTGCCGAATGGCGAGGTGATGCGGGTGCGCACCATGCTGGCCGGTGCAATTGTCGGAGAAATTGCGCTTTACCTCAAGCAACCGCGTATTGCCGACGTTATCGTGGACGCGCCGTCTGAAATTTTCCAACTCAGTGCCGCTGATCTTTTGCGAATGCAGTCGGACGATCCGCAACTTGCAGCCCTGGCCCACCAGTTGCTGGCCAGTAACCTGTCGGAAAAACTCGCTGTGGCGAACAAGATGATCCAGCTGACACAGAAGTGA
- a CDS encoding LysR substrate-binding domain-containing protein, with amino-acid sequence MELDVKSMKLFIRVAAIGAIGRAGRDFGYSPTAASQRIQMLEEALGSKLLNRTTRTVSLTGDGEKFLVHARKIVDDIEDAVTDLQGNRKTVAGELRVTASASFGRRYVAPFVGEFLRDHPDASVNLELSDGVFDIVQHGFDLALRIGTLAPSTLVARRIADNPRILVASPGYLEAHGVPAAASELADHNCLLLGATRIWQLRDANGKQSAISVNGNFTTSYGEAATEAAVSGVGIALKSRWDIVDQLAAGALVEVLPDHVVEPEWSLWAVRPPGRVVSARVQVFTEFIEKKLQAALV; translated from the coding sequence ATGGAACTCGACGTAAAATCCATGAAACTGTTTATCCGCGTGGCAGCGATTGGTGCGATTGGCCGGGCAGGGCGCGATTTCGGCTATTCTCCCACGGCTGCCTCGCAACGTATCCAGATGCTGGAAGAGGCGCTTGGATCAAAGCTGCTCAATCGGACGACACGAACGGTTTCCCTGACGGGCGACGGCGAGAAATTCCTGGTTCACGCCAGAAAGATCGTCGATGACATCGAAGACGCTGTTACGGATTTGCAGGGAAACCGCAAAACCGTCGCTGGTGAATTGCGCGTGACGGCGTCGGCCTCTTTCGGCCGCCGCTATGTTGCGCCGTTTGTCGGAGAGTTTCTGCGTGATCATCCCGATGCTTCGGTGAACCTGGAGCTTAGCGACGGTGTCTTCGACATCGTGCAGCATGGCTTTGACCTTGCACTCAGGATCGGGACACTCGCGCCGTCCACCCTGGTGGCCCGCAGGATTGCTGACAACCCGCGTATCCTTGTTGCTTCGCCTGGCTATCTGGAGGCTCATGGCGTTCCTGCTGCGGCCAGTGAGCTTGCAGACCACAACTGCCTTTTGCTGGGCGCAACCCGGATTTGGCAACTGCGGGATGCAAACGGCAAGCAAAGCGCAATCAGCGTGAATGGCAATTTCACCACCAGTTATGGCGAGGCTGCAACTGAGGCGGCTGTCAGTGGTGTCGGGATCGCGCTGAAGTCCCGATGGGATATCGTGGATCAACTGGCCGCCGGGGCACTGGTGGAAGTGCTCCCGGACCACGTCGTTGAACCGGAATGGAGCCTGTGGGCTGTCCGCCCGCCGGGCCGCGTTGTATCTGCCAGGGTCCAGGTGTTCACTGAGTTCATTGAAAAAAAGCTGCAGGCGGCGCTGGTCTGA